In Streptomyces nojiriensis, the sequence CCGCGTTCATTCCTTTCGATGAACGACTGGCCATGATCAATGAAGTGATCAAGCCCGGTTATGCGGAGCTGAAGTCGGAGTGGCTGTTCCAGCAGACCGCTTCCACCAGCGGTTCCGTCTCGGCCTAGGCCATGGCATGACATAGCGAGAGCGCCCGGGAAGGATAATTCCCGGGCGCTTTCTCGTATTTAAGGATGTTTGCGGACCGGGGTTTGAAGTGACTAGTTTGCGGAGCCGCTCAATTCCCCGTCGCAAGGACAACCCTTCATGAAGAAGTCAGCTGCCAAGACCCTCGGTACCGCCGTTCTCGGTGTCGCGTTCGCCGCGGTCGCCGCCGGTACCGCCTCCGCCGCCGTTCCGGCGGTCGGCCTCACCGACGCGCTGGGCTCCGCCGCGGGCATGCTCCAGGGCGCCACCAGCCAGCAGAAGGTGGGCGGCGGGGCCCAGCAGTCGAGCGACCCCACCTCCCAGATCACCGGAGCCCTGACCCCGCTGACCGGTGCCCTGAACGGCCTCGGCAGCTGACATCGCTGCCGCTGTGACACGTACACGTGTGCGGTGGGTGCATGCTCCTCGATCGGGCATGTGTCCCGCCGTGCCGTGTGCCACGATCGCCACCAACTGCCCGCCGACGTCTTGGGTACGAGGTTCTCGGTCATGCGCATGAAGGCACGAGCGACGATGGTCGCGCTGGTCCCCGCCCTGCTGTTCGCGGCGGTGGGGTGCAGCAGTACGAACACCCCCGCGACGGGCAAGGCCCCCGATCCCAAGGGCTCCGCGGGCAGCGCCCCAGCCGCGCCCGGAGCCCCGGCGCCGTCCGCCGCGGCGACGGGATCGGCCGCGCCGAAGACCGGTGGCAGCAGGCTTGAGCGGTCCGCGCTGGCACAGGGCGACCTGCCCGGCTACCAGGTCTCCGCCCAGGGCAAGAACCCGAACGCCCCGGACGGCCAGCCGCAGGCCGACAAGAAGGCCTGTCAGCCGCTGGCCGACATCATGGGCGACAAGCCGGACCCGTCCGCGCGCGAGGTCCTCAGCCGCGGCGTCGGCTCCCAGAAGCAGGTCGGGCTGGCCGTCTCCGCCACTGTCGGTTCCTACTCCGAGAGCGACGCCAAGGCGCTGATCGCCCGGCTCAAGGCCGCCGTCGCCGCCTGCGGTTCGGGCTTCTCGGCCACGGTCGGGAAGCAGACCGGCGCCTACCGCGAGGTGCGCCCCGCCGACTACCGCACGGGCGGCGACGAGAGCGTCAGCTGGACCATGACCGCCGCCGCCGAGGGCGTCTCGGCGCAGGTCCACCTGGTCGTCGTACGCGAGGGCGACACCGTCGTGCGGCTGACGGCCCTCAACGTGGCGGCGGCCCAGCAGAAGGCGCAGGTGCCGCAGGAAGTGGCCGACAAGCAGCTGGAGAAGATCAAGAAGGTCCAGCAGGCCGGCTGACCGCAGGACCCGCCGGCCGCCGGACTACCAGGCGGCCGAAGCGGACTTCTCGTTGGGCAGCAGTACCCACAGCGCTATGTAGATCAGGAACTGCGGGCCGGGCAGCAGGCACGAGACGACGAAAATGGCGCGCATCGCGTTCGCGGAAATTCCGAAACGCCGCGCCAGTCCGGCGCAGACTCCGCCGATCCAGCGGCCGTCACGGGGGCGGACCAGGGCGCTCATGAGATTCTCCTTCGTCGGTATCGCTTTCTGCGATGGCTCAATACTCCCGCTGGACCGCCGACAGAACGTCGGTCCAGGGGCCGAGCCCGACCCTGGAAATCTTCGGGGTATCCCCCTGATAAACGGGGTGTGAGCGCCTCAGCCGCGCCCGCAGCGCCGGTACGACGGCGATGTGCGCGAGCACCACGCCGACGGTGTTCAGCAGCACCGAGTCCACGTCCACGACCTGCCCCGGAACCGCTGTCTGCAGCATCTCGATGCACACCGAGACCAGCGCGCCCGCGGCGGCCGTCCGGGCCAGCGAGGACCACGCGGACAGGGCCGACGGCGCCAGCCGTCCGCTGATCAACGGCACCAGCACCCCGAGCGGGGCCAGCAGCGCGAGCCCCTCGCCGATCTGCCGGGCCGCCTCCAGCGGTCCGAGGGCCAGGTCCGCCGCGATCCCCTCCAGCGGGCTCAGATTGGCCGCCGCGGCCCAGGGCACGTCCAGCGGCCGCAGAGTCAGCCAGCCGACGACCACGAAATGGGCGGCGAGCAGGACCCCGGCCAGGAGTCGGAGACGGAGGTGGATCGCGGTGGCGGCGTTTTCGCCGCCCTCATGACGCTGCACACCTGCGAGGACGCATCACCCGGTGGCCCCGGTTCCGAGCCTGAGGGGGGTGTGGCGGGGAGCACCCGGACAGCTCTGGGACGGGGCCCGGACCCGGCGTCCCGGCCGGTCAGCGCGTGGCGACGAGGACGATCAGGAGCAGCGCGCCGATGAGGGCGGGCGCGATGATCTCGTACGACCAGCGCACGCGCACACTGCCCTGCGCGCCCGGCCGCGCGGCGTTCAGCTCGGCCAGTCCCTGGAGCTCGTCGACGATCCGGTCGGCGTTGGCGCGCATCGGTTCGGAGGCGGCGGCGGAGGTGCGGGACCGCGCGGCGGGGTCGCCCGAGCTGCCCGGGTCGCGGCGGTCGATCGCGTTGCGGCGCATCTGCTGCCGGTTGGCCTTCTTCCGCTCCCGCAGCGAGACCGGCACGGACCAGAGCTGGTACTTCGACCCCTCGGCCAGCACCTCGGCCGAGTACCCGGCGCGCACCGCGTCCACGGCCGCCCAGGGCAGCTCGATGATCCGGAAGGGGTTCCGCACGCGCATCCGGTCCTCGTTGGCGAAGACGGCCGGGCGGATCGTGAACGCGACGATCAGCGGTACGGCGCACAGCGCCACCGCCAGTCCGATCCACGGGGTGTTGCCGGAGCCCCGCAGTACGGCGTCGCCGCAGAGCCAGGCGGTGAGCGCGAGCAGCAGTACCCCCGAGACGACGCCCATGGAGGATCGGTAGACCCGGTCTGCGTACACCGGTTCGTCGGTCGGCTGCTGGCTGCTCATGGGGTCGATTCTGCCCCACTGCGCCGCCTGGGTGTATCAGCCCACGAGATCGGCGTACAGGATGATGTTGTCGGGCCGGTGGCCGTCGGCGAGCTCGCCGCCGCAGGTGATGACGCGCAGCTCAGGGCGGGCTGTGTCGCCGTACACCTTGGCGGTCGGGAACTCCTTCTTCCCGACCTGCTCCAGCTCCCGGACGCGGAAGACGGCGGTGGTGCCGTCCGCCCGGTCGACGGTGATCTCCTCGCCGGTGCGCACGTGCGAGACGTCCTTGAGCACGGCCGGGCCGCGCGCGGTGTCGAAGTGGCCGATCAGCACGGCGGGACCGGTCTGGCCGGGCGTGACGCCCTTGGTGTACCAGCCGATCCTGTCGGCGTCGGCCGCGGAGGGCACCTCGACGGTGCCGTCGGCGGCCAGCCCCAGCCCCAGCACCGGGGAGGCGTCCACCCCGGCCGAGGGGATCCGTACGCGTACGGGCTCCGAGGCGGGCATCGGGCCGGCGGCCGGGGCCTCGGCCGGGGCGGCGGAGGCCGGGGTGATGTGCGGGGCGGCCGGCGCCGGGTCCGCGGCGGGGGCGCCGCCGCAGCCGGTCAGGGCGGCGAGGGCGAGCGGGGCGAGCAGGGCGGTGGCGCGGAGGGCGGCGCGGGACATGCGGGGCTCCTGAACGGGGACCGGCGGGCCACCACGAGGGTGGCCCGCCTGGAGGTCGGGTGGTGCGGGGGCCGCGGGGCGGCCGTTCGTCAGCTGTGGCTGCGGCGACGGCGCAGGACGGTCGCACCGACCAGGGCGAAGACCGCGAGGAGGCCGGCGCCGGCCGCGACGGTGGTGCTGTTGTCGGTGTCCTCGGACGCGATCTCGGCGCCCGCGGCGACGGATCCCTGGGGGACGACGGTGGTCTGGCCCGTGGTCTGGGTGGAGACGTTCGTGGCGGTCACCGGCTTCGCGGTGGAGGGCTCGGGCTTCGGGGCCGGGGTCTCCTGCGTGACCTGGTAATCGAGGGTGCAGCCCTTGGGGAGGGCGGGGAAGTTCGCGAAGCCGGAGGGGACGTCCAGGCCGCCCTGGGTCTTCCACTCGAAGACGGGCTTGGCGCCGCTGGGGTTGTTGATGCGGGAGAAGTACTCCGGCGAGCCCTGGGGGTTGGTGCGGGTGAGGGTCTGGGTCCAGGTGTCGGCGGGGTCGCTGCCGTGCATGACGACCTTGGGGCCCTTGGGGGACATGGTCAGGTCGGCCAGCAGGCCGGCGCCGAGGGCGACCTGCTTCACCTTGGAGACGCAGTCGGCCGGGCCCGTCGTCGCCTGCGGCAGCGGGTAGGACTTGGTCGTGCCGCCCTTGGCCACCGCGAGGGACGGGTGCGGGGAGTCCTTCCCGGCGAGCTCCAGCTCCAGGCCGTTCACCGAGGCCTTGGGGTGCGTGGCGTCCAGCGTGGCGAGCAGGCGGCCCATGTAGTCGTCACCCGGCTTCCAGTCGTCGGAAACGGCGCGGACCCAGACCTCGGGGCCCTCGGACTCGTGGCGCAGCACCGCGACGACGCCCGTGCCGATCAGGACAGGGGTGCCGGTGTAGCGGGCGGGGACGGTTCCGGCGACGGCCGCCGCGGCCGGCGCGGTGGTCGTGGCGGCGTACGCCGTGCCCGCGATCGGGGCGAGGAGGGCACCGGCGAGGACGGCGGTGGAGATGGAGGCACGGAGGGCGGTACGCATAACGACTCCTTGAAGCGTGGTCTCGGGAAGGTGGAGGAGAGTCGCATGCCGCGGTTTTCTCTGTCGGTGAGAGCCGGGTGAGTGTCTGGCGGGCTGCTGAGAACAAAGTTACGGATCGTGTGCGCGCGGAAGATCTTGCTCCTGTCATGGACCCGTAACGGAGAGTGGAGGTGTCGATTCCATAGCGGATCCGGGGGCGGGGGTGACAGGTCGCTACGCGCGTAGATATGCTCATCTGGTGACCATGCCCACCACCCTCACCGCATTCGCTGACGTGACGACGTCCGACAGTGCGCTGCGCCGCTTCCTGCACGGGCTGCCCGGCGTCGACGCTGTCGGCCTGGAGGCCCGCGCGGCCTCCCTCGGCACCCGTTCGATCAAGACGACGGCCAAGGCGTACGCCATCGACCTGGCCATCTCGATGATCGACCTGACGACGCTGGAAGGCGCGGACACCCCGGGCAAGGTCCGGGCGCTCTCCGCCAAGGCCGTCAATCCCGATCCGACCGACCGTACGACCCCGATGACGGCCGCCGTCTGTGTCTACCCCGACATGGTGGCCACGGCGAAGGCCGCGCTGAACGGCGCCGACGTCAAGATCGCCTCCGTCGCGACCGCCTTCCCGGCCGGCCGCGCCGCCCTGCCCGTCAAGCTCGCGGACACCCGTGACGCCGTCGCCGCCGGCGCCGACGAGATCGACATGGTCATCGACCGTGGCGCCTTCCTCGCCGGCCGCTACCTGGAGACGTACGAGCTGATCAAGGCCATCAAGGAGGCCTGCGTCCGCGAGGACGGCAGCGCCGCGCGCCTGAAGGTCATCTTCGAGACCGGTGAGCTGTCGACCTACGACAACATCCGCCGCGCCTCCTGGATCGGCATGCTGGCGGGCGCCGACTTCATCAAGACGTCGACCGGCAAGGTCGGGGTCAACGCCACTCCGGCGAACACCCTGCTCATGCTCGAGGCCGTACGCGACTTCCGCGCGCAGACTGGAATCCAGATCGGCGTGAAGCCGGCCGGCGGCATCCGCACCACCAAGGACGCGATCAAGTTCCTGGTCCTGGTCAACGAGACCGTGGGCGAGGACTGGCTGAGCAACCACTGGTTCCGCTTCGGCGCCTCCAGCCTGCTCAACGACCTGTTGATGCAGCGCCAGAAGCTGAGCACCGGCCGTTACTCCGGTCCCGACTACGTGACGGTGGACTGATCACCATGGCATCTGTATTCGAGTACGCACCGGCTCCCGAGTCCCGCTCGGTCGTCGACATCGCCCCCTCCTACGGGCTCTTCATCGACGGTGAGTTCACCGACGCCGCTGACGGCAAGGTCTTCAAGACCGTCTCGCCGAGCAGCGAGGAGGTCCTCGCCGAGGTCGCCCAGGCGGGCGCCGCCGACGTGGACCGCGCCGTCAAGGCCGCCCGCAAGGCCTTCGCCTCCTGGTCCGCGCTGCCGGGCTCCGAGCGCGCCAAGTACCTCTTCCGCATCGCCCGGATCATCCAGGAGCGCAGCCGCGAGCTCGCCGTCCTGGAGACCCTGGACAACGGCAAGCCGATCAAGGAGACCCGCGACGCGGACCTCCCCCTGGTCGCCGCGCACTTCTTCTACTACGCGGGCTGGGCCGACAAGCTCGACCACGCGGGCTACGGCCCGAACCCGCGCCCGCTCGGCGTGGCCGGCCAGGTCATCCCGTGGAACTTCCCGCTGCTGATGCTGGCCTGGAAGATCGCCCCGGCGCTCGCCACCGGCAACACCGTCGTGCTGAAGCCCGCCGAGACGACCCCCCTCTCCGCGCTGTTCTTCGCGGACATCTGCCGCCAGGCGGGCCTGCCCAAGGGTGTCGTCAACATCCTCACCGGCTACGGCGACGCGGGCGCGGCCCTCGTCGAGCACCCGGACGTCAACAAGGTCGCCTTCACCGGCTCGACCGCCGTGGGCAAGAAGATCGCCCGCCACGTCGCCGGCACCGACAAGAAGGTCACCCTGGAGCTGGGCGGCAAGGGCGCCAACATCGTCTTCGACGACGCCCCCATCGACCAGGCCGTCGAGGGCATCGTCAACGGCATCTTCTTCAACCAGGGCCAGGTCTGCTGCGCGGGCTCCCGCCTGCTGGTCCAGGAGTCGATCCACGACGAGCTGCTGGACTCGCTCAAGCGCCGCCTCTCCACGCTGCGCCTGGGCGACCCGCTCGACAAGAACACCGACATCGGCGCGATCAACTCCGCCGAGCAGCTCGCCCGGATCACCGCGCTCGCGGAGACCGGCGAGGCCGAGGGCGCCGAGCGCTGGTCCCCGGCGTGCGAGCTTCCGTCCTCCGGCTACTGGTTCGCCCCGACGCTCTTCACGAACGTCACCCAGGCGCACACCGTCGCCCGTGACGAGATCTTCGGCCCGGTGCTGTCCGTGCTGACCTTCCGTACGCCCGACGAGGCCGTCGCCAAGGCCAACAACAGCCAGTACGGCCTGTCCGCCGGCATCTGGACGGAGAAGGGCTCGCGCATCCTCGCGGTCGCGAACCAGCTGCGCGCCGGCGTCGTCTGGGCCAACACGTTCAACAAGTTCGACCCGACCTCGCCCTTCGGCGGCTACAAGGAGTCGGGCTTCGGCCGCGAGGGCGGCCGCCACGGCCTGGAGGGCTACCTCGATGTCTGATCAGTCAGCGGCGTCCCGCCTGCATGTCTTCAAGACCTACAAGCTGTACGTCGGGGGCAAGTTCCCCCGCTCCGAGAGCGGCCGGGTGTACGAAGTGACGGACTCCAAGGGCAAGTGGCTGGCCAACGCCCCCCTGTCCTCCCGCAAGGACGCGCGTGACGCCGTCGTCGCGGCCCGCAAGGCCTTCGGCGGCTGGTCCGGCGCGACCGCGTACAACCGCGGGCAGATCCTCTACCGCATCGCCGAGATGCTGGAGGGCCGCCGCGAGCAGTTCGTCCGCGAGGTCGGCGAGGCCGAGGGCCTGTCGAAGTCGAAGGCCGGCGCGGTCGTCGACGCGGCCATCGACCGCTGGGTCTGGTACGCGGGCTGGACCGACAAGATCGGCCAGATCGTGGGCGGGGCCAACCCGGTCGCGGGCCCGTTCTTCAACCTCTCCACCCCGGAGCCGACCGGTGTCGTCACGGTCGTCGCCCCGCAGGAGTCGTCCTTCCTGGGCCTGGTCTCGGTGATCGCCCCGGTGATCGCGACGGGCAACACGGCGGTCGTGATCGCCTCGGAGAAGGCGCCGCTGCCGGCCCTCTCCCTGGGCGAGGTGCTCGCCACCTCCGACCTGCCCGGCGGCGTGGTCAACATCCTGTCCGGCAAGGCCGGCGAGATGGGCCCGCACCTGGCGTCCCACCAGGACGTCAACGCGATCGACCTGGCCGGAGCCGATGCGGCGCTGGCCAAGGAGCTGGAGATCGCGGCGGCCGACAACCTCAAGCGCGTCCTGCGTCCACAGCCTGTGGACGACTGGAGCGCCGACCCGGGCACCTCCCGTATGACGGCGTTCCTGGAGACCAAGACCGTCTGGCACCCCACCGGGTCGCTGGGCGCGGGCGGCTCGTCCTACTAGCCCTCCCGGGGCAGGCCCCGTACGAGACCGGGCCCCGGCAGCGTCCCCCGCGCTGCCGGGGCCTTCTCGTGCCCGCCACCCCGTGCCTACTTCTTCGGGAGCACCGGTCCGAGCAGCGAGGAGGCGGCGGCGGTCGGCAGCTCGCCGACGGAGGGCCCCTGGGTCAGGATTCCGGTGACCATGCCGGTCCCCACGGACGGGAAGTCGGCGACCTTCGTGGCGACGCCGTTGTCCAGCGGGTCCACGCCGGTGTGGGCGAGCGGGTTCACCTTGAGGTTCGCGATCGGGTCGGTGACCCCGGCCAGGGCCGCCGGGACGTCGAGTTCACCGGCCTGCGCGCCACCCGCGGCCATCGCCAGGGCCGCGCCGGCCATCGAGACGGTCAGTCCTGCGCTGCGGAGCCGGTTCGGAAGGGAAGGGGCTGCGTGACGTGCCATGGAGATCCCGCCTGAGGTCGTGGTCGCGTGCGCACGCAGCGTAGTCGAGGTGTGTTCCTGGACACCAACCGGTCACCGGGAGGATCCCCTACCCGGGGGAATGGTTCAGACTGGTGTCCCGTGAGCTCCCCCTCTACTTCACCGACCCGCGTCGTTCTGCTGACCGGTCCGTCGGGCTCCGGAAAATCCTCGCTGGCCGCCCGATCGGGCCTGCCCGTGCTGCGCCTCGACGACTTCTACAAGGAGGGCGTCGATCCGACCCTCCCGCTCGTCGACGGCAGTTCCGACATCGACTGGGACTCCCCGCTGTCCTGGGACGCGGACGCGGCGGTCGCCGCGATCGCCGAACTGTGCGCGGCGGGGCGGACCGACGTCCCCGTCTACGACATCGCGACGAGCTCCCGCACGGGCACCGAGAGCCTCGACATCGCCCGCACCCCGCTGTTCATCGCGGAGGGCATCTTCGCCGCCGACGTGGCCGCCCGCTGCCAGGAGCTCGGCCTCCTCGCGGACGCCATCTGCCTGCGGGGGCGCCCCTCGACGACCTTCCGCCGCCGACTGGCCCGTGACCTGCGCGAAGGCCGCAAGTCGGTGCCGTTCCTGCTGCGCAGGGGCCTGCGGCTGATGCGCGCCGAACGCGGCATCGTGGCCCGCCATGTCGCCCTGGGCGCGCACGCCTGCGCCGGCGACGAGGCGCTCGGCCGCCTGGCGGCGGCCGCGGCGGGCCGCCACCGCACGGCGACCCCGGCGTAGGGGGTTTTGCTCAGCGGCGGGACCAGCGGTCCGTCAGGGTGGTGATCGCGGCCGCGGCCCGGTCGAGGCCGCGGTCGTCGCCGCGGAGCGTCTTGTTCAGCTCGACGTGGAGGAAGCGGGACTGCCGGTCGGCGGCGGTCCTGCCCTGTTCGTTCTCCCGCCCGGCGAGCTTGCAGCGCGCGGAGTACGCCGTGCAGACCTCCAGGCCGTCGCGCCGCAGCGCGGCGGTCAGTTGTTCCGCGTCCGCCAGGGCGCTGTCGCCGGCTCCCGTGGAGACCACCGCGTCGCGCCCGCGGAACGACTCGTCGGCGAACCCGTGCAGCTGGACCCCCGGCAGGTTCCGCCGTGCCAGCTCCTCCACCACGCCGTGGAAGACGGAGTCGTCGCGGTGCGCCACGTCCGCCGCCCCGTTCTCGCCCGCGTCGCGGTGGGCGCCCGCGAGCACCAGCACCCCGCCGGGTGCGCCGCGCAGCACCCGTGCCCCCAGGAGCTCGGTGCGGGAGTCGGCGACGGGGTGGGGGACCTGCACCGACCAGCGTGCGGGCCGGTCCAGGTCGACGTAGATCCGGCCCCAGCCGCGGCTGGTGTGGCCCGATTCACTCACCCCGTCCGCCACTTCGGCGTACCGGCGTCCGCCCGTGGCGTCCGTGACGGTACGGAGGGTGAAGTCGATCTGGGCGAAGCCGGTCCGCGCCGCTTCCTCATCGCCGTCGAGCAGGTGGGCGAACGCGCGGACGAAGGCCAGTCGTTCCTGGTCCGTGGGGGCGCGGTAGCCACCGTGCTCGCCGAAGCCGGCGGTGAAGCGGGCGATCCGCTGCTCCAGGCCGATGTCGGCGGAGCGCTGGGGAGCGGGACCGGCCGGACGGGCCGGCGGCACGCGTCCCGAGCTCACCGCCCAAAGGGTCAAAACGGCACAAAGAGAAATGAAGATGCCGCACAGAGCCGCAATCGTTATTCGCCTGGTCGGTGGAGCGCTCATAGTCATACGAAAATAACGGAGTGATGACCTCCGGTTTCCGTCCCTCCGTTCCTCGTTCCGGCTCGCCCGCCACCGGGCCGCGCCGGCGGACCGGCCCACGCTGACCGGACGGACCGAAGCCCGCGCGGCACTGCCCGCGCACCGTAAGCCCAGATCATCACATTCCCTAGGCCGCACCGGCTCCAGGACAGAACGAAGAGGAGCCCGCGTTGGCCGCGTCGCGACCGAAGCGGCGGCACCGGACCCGCCGTCGGGCTGACATGTCGCTGCTGGGCGGCATCCGTCCGCCCATCGCCGCCCTGTCCGCCCTGCTGCTCGCCCTCGCCGCCCTCACCGCGTTCCAGCTCGGCCACGTGGGCCGGGAGAGCGTACCGCCGGCCGTTCTCACCTCCCAGCAGTACTTCGCGGAAGACGGCGCCATCGCCCTGCGCGCCTCCCTCGACGAGAGCATCACGGACATCGGCAGGACCGCCTCCCTGTTCGGCTCCGGCGAACCGGTCTCCCCCGACTCCGTGCTCGACAAGCTCGGCAGCGTCTACCAGAAGTGGCGCGGCACGGCCGTGATCGAGATCAAGTCGGGCCGTCTGGAGGCGCAGCGCGGCGAGAACCTCCCGCTGACCGCCCTCGACCTGACCGCGCTCGACGGGGAGTCCGGCCTCGCCCCCCGCATGGTCCGGCTGGAGAACGGCGAGACCCGCCTGCTCACCCTCGCCCTGCTGTCCTGGCCCGGCCGCCCCCAGCAGCTCCTGGTCGCCTCCAGCAGCCTGAAGGTCCCGGGCATCAGCCTGGGCCGCTCCCGCGCCATCGCCGTCCTCGACTCCTCGGGCCAGGTCCTCGGCAGCGACGGCGTCGGTGGTTCCGGGCAGGAGAAGAAGCAGCTCGCGAAGTTCGCGAAGACCGTCGCCGAGAAGGCCGCGCGGAACCCCCTCCAGGCCAAGGAGCCCGGCTCCGGCGGCTTCGCGGGCGTCAGCGGCAGCCTGCTCGGGGACTCCAAGGACGGTCGCCGCTCCGTGGCCGGCTACGCGAAGCTCACCGGCTCGCAGCCCGGTGTGGGCACCGACGCGAGCGCCCTCGGCCTCACCGTCGTCTCGTTCGTCGGCGTCGCCGAGGAACGCTCCGCCGCCGTCGACTCCTTCTTCTGGATCGCCGCGTCCGCCGCCCTGCTGGTGCTCGGCGCACTGGCCGTGGCCCTGCTCGTGACCACCGTGCAGCGTCCCCTGCTCCGGCTGTTCCTGGAGAGCCGCCGGATCGGCCGCGGCGACCTGAACCGGCCGGTCACCGTGCCGAAGTACGGCGAGGCGGCCCGCATCGGCGCCGCCCTCGACCGCCTGCGCCGGCAGCTCCTCGGCGAGCCCGGAGCGCAGACCGGTGGTCCGCGCGCGGGCCGGCGCGCCCGGATCGGGACCCGCGCCCTCCTCGGGGTGTGCGGGGTCCTGCTCCTGGTGTGGTCGGCGCCGCTCCTGCTGACGCTCAACCGCGCGGGCGCCTCCGTCGCCGTACCCAAGACGATCGTCGAGGACCAGCGCGAACGCACCGACACCCTGGCCGACCGGGTACGCCGCGCCCTCAACGAAGGACACGCCGACCTCACCTCCGTCGCCTCCGTCATCAGCGACAAGACCACCCCGGCCGAGCTGACCAAACTGCTGGAGCGCACCCGGAACCAGCACGGACGCTACGAATCCCTGTACGTCCTGAAGGCCGACGGCACCGTCCTGGCCCGCGCCGGCGCCGCGCCCCACCACCCCGCCGGCAAGGGCCCCTCGAAGCACCCCGTGACCCTGGTCGACAGCGGCAACCGGCCGGTCATCACCGAGTACGCCGAGGCGACCGGCCTGGCCGGCGCCGCCGTGGTCGGCGAGCTGCGCATCGACTTCCTCAACGCCCTGCTCAAGCGGCCCGGCCTGGGCGAGGTCCGCGTCGTCGACGCGGAGCACCGGGTCGTCGGCGGCAACAACGGCTACCGGGCCTTCACCCCACTGTCGGACGCCGACCTCGACGCCCTGGTGAGCTCCGCCAACGACAAGAGCGGCGCGAACGACAAGGGCGACGCCGGCGACAAGTCGGACAAGGGCCCGCACGCCAAGAGCGCCCTGCTCCGCGACGGCGGCGTCGCCGTCGCCGCCGCGGCGCCGATGACCGGCGGCGGCGTGGCACAGCCCCTGGACTGGACCGTCGTCACCTGGCAGCCGGCCAAGGGCCTGGAGATCCCCGCGTACACCACCCAGAACCGCACCGTCCTGGCCGGACTGCTCGGCCTCACGGGCGCCGTGGCCTGCCTCGGCTGGATCCACATCATCGTGGTGCGGCCGTTGCGCGACCTCGCCCGGCGCGCGGAGGCCCTGGCCGACGGCGACCGCCGCACCGTCGTCTACCCGACCCACCACGACGAGGTCGGCGCCGTCACCCGCAGCCTCGAAGTCATCCGCCTGCAGCTGCTGGAGCAGCGCAAGCGGGACGCCGCCGGCGGCACCACCGGCCGGACGCCCGGCGGAGCCACCCCGGCCGGAAGGAACTGATCCACCGTGCTCTTCCTCTACTGCGTGCTGCTCTTCTGCTGCCTGGTCATGCTCGTCGCGGGCGTCGTCGAGCAGCGCCGGCACTACGCCAACCTCGCGCACATACCCAACCGGGTACTGGTCAACGGCATCCGCGGCAAGAGCTCCATCACCCGGCTGTGCGCGGGAGCCCTGCGCGGCGGCGGGCTGCTGACGGTCGCCAAGACCACCGGCACCGCGGCCCGCTTCATCCACCCGGACGCCACCGAGGAGCCCGTCTACCGGAAGTTCGGCATCGCCAACGTCGTCGAACAGATCGGCATCGTCCGGCGCGCCGCGGCCTACCGGCCGCACGCACTGGTCATGGAGTGCATGGCGGTCATGCCCGCACTCCAGGAGATCAACCAGTCGAAGCTGATCCAGTCGACCATCGGCGTCCTGTGCAACGTCCGCGAGGACCACGTCGCCGAGATGGGCCCCACCCTCGACGACATCGCGCGCTCCCTGTCGCGCTCGATGCCGCACGGCGGCATCTGCGTCACCGCCGAGAAGGAGCGCTTCCACGTCCTCCAGGAGGAGGCCGACGCACGGAACTGCACGCTCGTCTACGCCGACCCCGACACGGTCAGCGACGACGAGCTGCGCGGCTTCAGCTGGTTCACCTTCAAGGAGAACGTCGCCATCGCGCTCACCGTCGCCGAGCTCCTCGGCGTCGACCGCGAGACCGCCCTCCAGGGGAT encodes:
- a CDS encoding HAMP domain-containing protein → MSLLGGIRPPIAALSALLLALAALTAFQLGHVGRESVPPAVLTSQQYFAEDGAIALRASLDESITDIGRTASLFGSGEPVSPDSVLDKLGSVYQKWRGTAVIEIKSGRLEAQRGENLPLTALDLTALDGESGLAPRMVRLENGETRLLTLALLSWPGRPQQLLVASSSLKVPGISLGRSRAIAVLDSSGQVLGSDGVGGSGQEKKQLAKFAKTVAEKAARNPLQAKEPGSGGFAGVSGSLLGDSKDGRRSVAGYAKLTGSQPGVGTDASALGLTVVSFVGVAEERSAAVDSFFWIAASAALLVLGALAVALLVTTVQRPLLRLFLESRRIGRGDLNRPVTVPKYGEAARIGAALDRLRRQLLGEPGAQTGGPRAGRRARIGTRALLGVCGVLLLVWSAPLLLTLNRAGASVAVPKTIVEDQRERTDTLADRVRRALNEGHADLTSVASVISDKTTPAELTKLLERTRNQHGRYESLYVLKADGTVLARAGAAPHHPAGKGPSKHPVTLVDSGNRPVITEYAEATGLAGAAVVGELRIDFLNALLKRPGLGEVRVVDAEHRVVGGNNGYRAFTPLSDADLDALVSSANDKSGANDKGDAGDKSDKGPHAKSALLRDGGVAVAAAAPMTGGGVAQPLDWTVVTWQPAKGLEIPAYTTQNRTVLAGLLGLTGAVACLGWIHIIVVRPLRDLARRAEALADGDRRTVVYPTHHDEVGAVTRSLEVIRLQLLEQRKRDAAGGTTGRTPGGATPAGRN